DNA from Candidatus Zixiibacteriota bacterium:
TTGAAGATTGTCCAGTTTGCTTGAAAAGCGTTTTTCTTTTTGAATATGCATATGGTTGCCATTCGTTAACACTTCCGGGTTTTCAGAAATCAGGTGTTCTTCATTTTTACCGGAAGGCTTAAGAAAATATATCACCGCTAAAACCGATAACATCAATATAGCTACAACAACCCAGCGATAATCAAATCGTTTTTCCGATGGTTCTTCATCTGCCTCTATTTCCGGTTGTGGTTGAGCATGTTCGACTAAGGAGTACAATTCATTAAAATTAACCTCTAATGCTTCGGCGATGTTCTTAATAAACGGCCTAAGATATACATGTTCCGGTAAAAGGTCCCAGCGGCCATCCTCAATAGCTTTCAGATACTTGATTAAAATCTTTGTTCGCGAATGAAGTTGTTCATAAGTGAGATTTCTTTGTTCTCTCAGCTCGCGAATTCTTTTTCCTAAACTTTCTCCAGGCACTTTCTGTGCACCTCTATCATTTTTTTAAATAACTTCATAGGAAAACCGACTACTGTGTCAAGTTCTCCCTCTATCCTCTTTACCAAAAAAGAACCCATCCCCTGAATACCGTAAGCGCCGGCTTTATCCATAGGCTCGCCAGTCTCAATATATCTAATAATAGCCGATTCAGTCAAGACGTTAAAATGAACAATTGTTTTATCGAACCCAGTATCTGTTCGTCCACATTCAGAGCAGATTAAGCTTAGGCCGGTATAAACGGTGTGTTTTTTACCTGAAAGCTTCTCCAGCGTCATTTTAGCCTCTGGTACCGAGGCGGGTTTATTCAGAAACTCATCATTTAAAACAACTACGGTATCCGCTCCTATCGTTAACAAATTATCTGCAGCGGCATAATTTGCTTTTTTTTGCGCCAGACGGCTTACATATTCAGGCGGTGATTCGTCGCCTATTCTCGACTCATCCACATTTGGGCAAACGACTTCTATGTGAAAACCTTCTTTCGTGAGAAGGTTCAAACGTCTTGGCGAACTTGAGGCTAAAACTATTTTCAATTTTCTAAAATTATCGTAACCGGACCGTCATTAGTTAGTTCGACAGCCATTTTGGCGGCAAAACGACCGGTTTGAATATTAACACCTTTAGCTGTTATAAAACTGCAAAATTTTTCATAAAGGGCTTCCGCTTCATCTGGCGGCATGGCGTTAGCAAATGATGGCCGTCTGCCTTTGGAAATATCGGCGCAAAGAGTAAATTGCGACACCACAAGCGCTTCCCCTGAAACATCTTTCAAGGCTAAGTTCATTTTGTCGTTATCATCTTCGAATATTCTCAGCCCGACGCATTTTTCGGCAAGATATTCAGCCTGCTTAACGGTATCGCCTTTT
Protein-coding regions in this window:
- a CDS encoding DUF4115 domain-containing protein; its protein translation is MPGESLGKRIRELREQRNLTYEQLHSRTKILIKYLKAIEDGRWDLLPEHVYLRPFIKNIAEALEVNFNELYSLVEHAQPQPEIEADEEPSEKRFDYRWVVVAILMLSVLAVIYFLKPSGKNEEHLISENPEVLTNGNHMHIQKEKRFSSKLDNLQNFVNIDNYHIIELSAADSVWIILKAGSDTLYVGVLSPGRKIKRRSAQPFTLVMGRSNCLNVTYDNKQIDGEKYLYNKRRINFSEIDLSVAKKSGDPNEN
- the maf gene encoding septum formation protein Maf codes for the protein MKIVLASSSPRRLNLLTKEGFHIEVVCPNVDESRIGDESPPEYVSRLAQKKANYAAADNLLTIGADTVVVLNDEFLNKPASVPEAKMTLEKLSGKKHTVYTGLSLICSECGRTDTGFDKTIVHFNVLTESAIIRYIETGEPMDKAGAYGIQGMGSFLVKRIEGELDTVVGFPMKLFKKMIEVHRKCLEKV
- the dtd gene encoding D-tyrosyl-tRNA(Tyr) deacylase; this encodes MRIVLQRVKHAAVVVDNEVVGKISRGLLLLVGAQKGDTVKQAEYLAEKCVGLRIFEDDNDKMNLALKDVSGEALVVSQFTLCADISKGRRPSFANAMPPDEAEALYEKFCSFITAKGVNIQTGRFAAKMAVELTNDGPVTIILEN